Proteins encoded within one genomic window of Raineyella fluvialis:
- a CDS encoding MFS transporter: MSIVDETPQPATPGVTDQHAPPATSAPPGHHPAALSVRSGRWIDGYDPEDHVQWEGEGRRIAARNLRWSIACEFLGFIVWQLWSITVVKMPGAGFHLTDSQLFWLISMPSLVGATLRVPYTFMVPRFGGRNWTVVSALLLLIPTIGMGAVLSRPETPFWGLLLVAATAGFGGGNFASSMANISWFFPAERKGWALGLNAAGGNLGAAVAQLVVPLVISIGAAGTLRLPLAGWIWVPLILLAAAAAMRWMDNLSHARGDLAGSLAAIREPHFWLLSLLYIGTFGSFIGFSGVFPKLIADLFPTYSTVAVGTVAVSLSFLGPLVGSLSRPYGGKLADRLGGARITVLAFAAMAGLATALAVTPRSAGFLPFLLLFLALFIAAGIGNGSTYRMIPAVYRARGERRTAGGTVSVERMSSAALGLIAAVGAYGGFLIPQALAASRRATGAYTDAFDGFIAFYLLAVLLTVVVYLRSGAMARAKV, from the coding sequence ATGAGCATCGTCGACGAGACCCCCCAGCCGGCCACCCCCGGGGTGACCGACCAGCACGCGCCCCCCGCCACCTCCGCGCCCCCCGGGCACCACCCCGCCGCGCTGTCCGTACGATCCGGCCGCTGGATCGACGGGTACGACCCCGAGGACCACGTCCAGTGGGAGGGCGAGGGGCGCAGGATCGCGGCCCGCAACCTGCGCTGGTCCATCGCCTGTGAGTTCCTCGGCTTCATCGTCTGGCAGCTCTGGTCGATCACCGTGGTGAAGATGCCCGGCGCGGGCTTCCACCTCACCGACAGCCAGTTGTTCTGGCTGATCTCCATGCCGTCCTTGGTCGGTGCCACGCTGCGTGTCCCGTACACCTTCATGGTCCCCCGCTTCGGCGGCCGCAACTGGACGGTGGTGTCCGCCCTGCTCCTGCTCATCCCGACGATCGGTATGGGTGCGGTGCTGTCGCGGCCCGAGACGCCGTTCTGGGGGCTGCTGCTCGTCGCCGCCACGGCCGGCTTCGGCGGTGGGAACTTCGCCTCGTCGATGGCCAACATCAGTTGGTTCTTCCCGGCCGAACGGAAGGGCTGGGCGCTCGGGCTCAACGCCGCCGGCGGCAACCTCGGCGCGGCCGTCGCGCAGTTGGTCGTCCCCTTGGTGATCAGCATCGGCGCCGCCGGCACGCTGCGCCTGCCGCTGGCCGGATGGATCTGGGTCCCGCTGATCCTGCTGGCCGCCGCTGCCGCGATGCGCTGGATGGACAACCTGTCCCACGCCCGCGGCGACCTGGCCGGCTCGCTCGCCGCGATCCGCGAACCCCACTTCTGGCTGCTGTCGCTGCTCTACATCGGCACCTTCGGGTCGTTCATCGGCTTCTCCGGGGTGTTCCCCAAGCTCATCGCCGACCTGTTCCCCACCTACTCGACCGTCGCGGTCGGCACCGTGGCCGTGTCGCTGTCCTTCCTCGGCCCGCTGGTCGGCTCCCTGTCCCGACCGTACGGTGGCAAGCTGGCCGACCGGCTCGGCGGCGCGCGCATCACCGTGCTCGCCTTCGCCGCGATGGCGGGCCTCGCCACCGCCTTGGCGGTCACCCCGCGCAGCGCCGGTTTCCTGCCCTTCCTGCTGCTGTTCCTGGCCCTGTTCATCGCGGCGGGGATCGGCAACGGGTCGACCTATCGGATGATCCCCGCCGTCTACCGCGCCCGTGGTGAGCGGCGGACCGCCGGCGGCACCGTGTCGGTGGAACGCATGTCCTCGGCCGCGCTGGGGCTGATCGCGGCCGTCGGGGCGTACGGGGGCTTCCTCATCCCGCAGGCCCTCGCGGCCTCCCGCCGGGCGACCGGTGCCTACACCGACGCCTTCGACGGGTTCATCGCCTTCTACCTGCTGGCGGTGCTGCTGACCGTCGTCGTCTACCTGCGGTCGGGCGCCATGGCGCGGGCCAAGGTCTGA
- the nirD gene encoding nitrite reductase small subunit NirD, translated as MTQTLIPDTADAVDWRRICRVADLEPGFGEAALVDGRQVALFLLEDGVHAVGHVDPATGAGVIARGITGSTRVDGADRPTVASPLHKQVYDLTTGRCVGDPALALPVHPTRLVDGWVEVSLAA; from the coding sequence ATGACCCAGACCCTCATCCCCGACACCGCGGACGCCGTCGACTGGCGCCGGATCTGCCGCGTCGCCGATCTCGAACCGGGCTTCGGCGAGGCCGCCCTCGTCGACGGACGCCAGGTCGCCCTCTTCCTCCTCGAGGACGGGGTGCACGCCGTGGGCCACGTCGACCCCGCCACCGGGGCCGGCGTCATCGCCCGCGGCATCACCGGCTCGACCCGCGTCGACGGCGCCGATCGGCCGACCGTCGCCTCCCCCCTGCACAAGCAGGTCTACGACCTCACCACCGGCCGCTGCGTCGGGGACCCCGCCCTGGCCCTGCCGGTCCACCCGACCCGCCTGGTCGACGGCTGGGTCGAAGTGTCCCTCGCCGCCTGA
- a CDS encoding FAD-dependent oxidoreductase, protein MTPTSPHPTGPMVGRPAGSRHLVVVGGGPAAHRVARSLAEAVDAGRTVGSPVHVTVISEEPALPYDRVALSTALSAPDTDLTLGDPGLWERPDVDLLTGERVLAIDPERRLVTTTLQEVAYDELVLATGSYAFRPPMPGAEALHVYRTLADIATLTGEAERLREELGRAPRAVVIGGGLLGLEAAAGMKHLGCESVVLERADRLMATQLDLGGGEALSRLVTPTGIAVRAGVTTTHVEVVDGRVVGIGLEGEDLLPADLVVAAIGVRPRDELGREAGLEIGPRGGIIIDAACATSTPHVWAIGEVACFEGRCVGLVAPATAMADVVADRITGGAATFEGFDTSTKLKLSGVDVASFGDAFATTPGALEVVYADPARGLYQKLVVSDDAGTLLGGVLVGDASAYAALRPLVGRKLPAEPAAYLAAGGEGVPDTDLPDDAMLCSCNGVAAGTVRAAVRGELGDPCHDVPSLKACTRAGTTCGSCVPLLKKTLDAEMAAQGLEVSTALCEHFPMPRAALFEAVRALQLRSFEEILDRFGTGLGCDVCKPTVASILATQYDEYVLDAGRAGLQDTNDRALANMQKDGTYSVVPRIPAGEITPRASR, encoded by the coding sequence ATGACCCCCACGAGCCCGCACCCCACCGGTCCGATGGTCGGACGCCCCGCAGGCAGCCGCCACCTCGTCGTCGTCGGCGGAGGTCCCGCGGCCCACCGTGTCGCGCGCTCGCTGGCCGAGGCCGTCGACGCGGGTCGTACGGTCGGCTCCCCGGTGCACGTCACCGTGATCAGCGAGGAGCCGGCCCTGCCGTACGACCGGGTCGCCCTCTCCACCGCCCTGTCCGCCCCCGACACCGACCTCACCCTCGGCGATCCCGGCCTGTGGGAACGCCCCGACGTCGACCTACTCACGGGCGAGCGGGTGCTGGCGATCGACCCCGAACGGCGGCTTGTCACGACGACCCTGCAGGAGGTGGCGTACGACGAACTGGTGCTGGCCACCGGGTCGTACGCCTTCCGTCCGCCGATGCCGGGCGCGGAGGCCCTGCACGTCTACCGAACGCTGGCCGACATCGCCACGCTGACGGGCGAGGCCGAACGCCTGCGCGAGGAACTCGGCCGGGCGCCGCGGGCCGTCGTCATCGGTGGCGGCCTGCTCGGCCTGGAGGCGGCCGCCGGCATGAAGCACCTCGGCTGCGAGTCGGTCGTGCTGGAACGGGCCGACCGGCTGATGGCCACCCAGCTCGACCTCGGCGGCGGCGAGGCGCTCTCCCGACTGGTCACCCCGACCGGGATCGCCGTGCGGGCGGGTGTCACGACCACGCACGTCGAGGTCGTCGACGGTCGCGTGGTCGGCATCGGGCTGGAGGGCGAGGACCTGCTGCCGGCCGACCTGGTGGTGGCCGCCATCGGCGTACGTCCCCGCGACGAACTGGGACGCGAGGCGGGCCTGGAGATCGGGCCGCGCGGCGGCATCATCATCGATGCGGCCTGCGCGACCTCGACGCCGCACGTCTGGGCCATCGGCGAGGTGGCCTGCTTCGAGGGCCGTTGCGTCGGCCTGGTCGCCCCGGCCACCGCGATGGCCGACGTCGTCGCGGATCGGATCACCGGTGGCGCGGCGACCTTCGAGGGCTTCGACACCTCGACCAAGCTCAAGCTCTCCGGTGTCGACGTCGCGTCGTTCGGCGACGCGTTCGCCACCACGCCCGGCGCGCTGGAGGTGGTGTACGCCGACCCCGCCCGGGGCCTCTACCAGAAGCTGGTGGTCTCCGACGACGCCGGCACGCTGCTCGGCGGAGTGCTCGTCGGCGACGCCTCGGCGTACGCGGCGCTGCGTCCCCTGGTCGGACGGAAGCTCCCGGCCGAGCCCGCCGCCTACCTCGCCGCCGGCGGGGAGGGGGTGCCCGACACGGACCTCCCCGACGACGCGATGCTGTGCTCGTGCAACGGCGTGGCGGCGGGCACGGTCCGGGCCGCGGTGCGCGGTGAGCTGGGCGACCCGTGCCACGACGTGCCCTCGCTCAAGGCCTGCACCAGGGCCGGGACGACCTGCGGCTCCTGCGTCCCGTTGCTGAAGAAGACCCTCGACGCGGAGATGGCCGCGCAGGGCCTGGAGGTGTCGACCGCGCTGTGCGAACACTTCCCGATGCCCCGGGCGGCGCTGTTCGAGGCCGTGCGGGCGCTGCAGCTGCGCTCGTTCGAGGAGATCCTCGATCGGTTCGGCACCGGGCTGGGCTGCGACGTCTGCAAGCCGACAGTCGCGTCGATCCTGGCCACCCAGTACGACGAGTACGTCCTGGACGCCGGCCGGGCCGGGCTGCAGGACACCAACGACCGGGCGCTGGCGAACATGCAGAAGGACGGCACCTACTCGGTCGTGCCGCGGATCCCGGCCGGCGAGATCACCCCGAGGGCCTCGCGGTGA
- a CDS encoding uroporphyrinogen-III synthase: MSQAETRGSGPDALPLLGFRIGVTAHRRAEDLIAAFERRGAVVLHVPVLRIGPVAEDTALLADTRQVLATPPDITIVSTAYGMRRWAEAADAAGLMDDLVEVLGRSRLMIRGTKARGQVRALGLDDAGAPDGELTAELVDLALAEGVAGKTIVVQLHGYTDHHQLERLREAGATVLAVEPYRWLSGEDLAPWTS, encoded by the coding sequence ATGAGCCAGGCCGAGACCCGCGGCTCCGGGCCTGACGCGCTGCCGCTGCTCGGGTTCCGGATCGGGGTGACCGCGCACCGGCGCGCCGAGGACCTGATCGCGGCCTTCGAACGACGCGGGGCGGTCGTGCTGCACGTTCCCGTGCTGCGGATCGGCCCGGTGGCCGAGGACACCGCGCTGCTGGCCGACACCCGCCAGGTCCTGGCCACCCCACCTGACATCACCATCGTGTCGACCGCGTACGGCATGCGCCGGTGGGCCGAGGCAGCCGACGCCGCGGGGCTGATGGACGACCTCGTCGAGGTGCTGGGCCGGTCCCGGCTGATGATCCGCGGGACGAAGGCCCGTGGGCAGGTCCGGGCCCTCGGACTCGACGACGCCGGGGCGCCGGACGGCGAACTGACCGCCGAACTGGTCGACCTGGCGCTGGCGGAGGGGGTGGCGGGGAAGACGATCGTCGTGCAACTGCACGGGTACACCGACCACCACCAGCTCGAGCGGCTGCGGGAGGCCGGGGCCACCGTCCTGGCCGTGGAACCGTACCGGTGGTTGTCCGGGGAGGACCTCGCCCCCTGGACCAGCTGA
- a CDS encoding winged helix-turn-helix domain-containing protein translates to MTFTSAPAVDALLDRARDIGALDGLLESLRSGEVVAAAVGPVTAGPLEELGVPVQYPDRHRMGAMIKEVTDFLTTARCRIVATGAGPLELRGHAVIVDGEPVDLSPGSMRILRRLAATPGHVVSREDLLAELSPGTTPHALDVAVNRLRAALPDGRVVRTIPRRGHLLVVDPAGLG, encoded by the coding sequence GTGACGTTCACCAGCGCACCGGCCGTGGATGCCCTGCTCGATCGGGCCCGCGACATCGGCGCGCTGGACGGGCTGCTCGAGTCACTGCGCTCCGGCGAGGTCGTCGCGGCGGCGGTGGGGCCGGTCACCGCGGGACCGCTGGAGGAGCTCGGCGTGCCGGTGCAGTACCCCGACCGGCACCGGATGGGCGCGATGATCAAGGAGGTCACGGACTTCCTCACCACTGCCCGCTGCCGGATCGTCGCCACCGGCGCCGGCCCCTTGGAGTTGCGCGGCCATGCGGTGATCGTGGACGGTGAGCCCGTCGACCTGTCCCCGGGATCGATGCGGATCCTGCGTCGCCTGGCGGCGACACCCGGTCATGTGGTGAGCCGAGAAGACCTGTTGGCCGAGCTGTCCCCCGGCACCACCCCGCACGCCCTCGACGTGGCGGTCAATCGACTGCGCGCCGCCCTGCCCGACGGGCGCGTGGTCCGGACGATTCCACGGCGGGGCCATCTGCTGGTGGTGGATCCGGCGGGTCTGGGCTGA
- a CDS encoding type IV secretory system conjugative DNA transfer family protein, whose product MPSTSRLRGLRLRTNGAVWVFDPQNIIGEPATWWWNPLSYVTGIAQAEEMAALFAASSKDADARTDAYFDTAASNYLACLLLAAATGNEPITTLYRWASNPDDETPALILRMAGHTGPATTLFAIIALSERQRDGVIGTAAKMLTWLTNPDLLPWITPGAGERPEFRPDAFVRSTQTLYLVSMEGRGTARAIAAALTVAVVRAGEQYASHSPGGRLPVPLMVILDEAANVVRWPDLPDLYSHFGSRGIVISTFLQSWNQGVAAWGRDGMEKLWSAANLRVIGAGIAQADFLTNTSRLIGDHDVVRHDTSTSGKGGGIFDSGRSTSTRLQRESIFEPGELASLPRGRAVMLSSGAPAALVELRHWSTCDYADQVRASETYYTNLATQKAP is encoded by the coding sequence ATGCCGAGCACATCGCGCCTAAGAGGGTTGCGTCTGCGGACAAACGGGGCGGTGTGGGTGTTCGACCCCCAGAACATCATCGGCGAACCCGCCACCTGGTGGTGGAACCCCCTGTCCTACGTCACCGGCATCGCCCAGGCCGAGGAAATGGCCGCCCTGTTCGCCGCCTCCAGCAAGGACGCCGATGCCAGAACCGACGCCTACTTCGACACCGCCGCTTCGAACTACCTCGCCTGCCTGCTCCTGGCCGCCGCCACCGGTAACGAACCCATCACCACCCTCTACCGGTGGGCGTCGAACCCCGACGACGAAACCCCCGCCCTCATCCTCCGCATGGCCGGACACACCGGCCCCGCGACCACCCTGTTCGCCATCATCGCCCTCTCGGAGCGCCAACGCGACGGCGTCATCGGGACCGCCGCCAAGATGCTGACCTGGCTCACCAACCCCGACCTGCTGCCCTGGATCACCCCCGGGGCAGGTGAGCGGCCCGAGTTCCGGCCCGACGCGTTCGTGCGCTCCACCCAGACCCTCTACCTGGTCTCCATGGAAGGACGCGGCACCGCCCGCGCCATCGCCGCCGCCCTCACCGTCGCCGTCGTCAGAGCAGGCGAGCAGTACGCCTCCCACTCCCCCGGCGGCCGACTCCCCGTCCCGCTGATGGTCATCCTGGACGAGGCCGCCAACGTCGTGCGCTGGCCCGACCTCCCCGACCTCTACTCCCACTTCGGCTCCCGCGGGATCGTGATCTCCACGTTCCTGCAGTCCTGGAACCAGGGCGTGGCCGCCTGGGGCCGCGACGGCATGGAAAAACTCTGGTCCGCCGCCAACCTGCGCGTCATCGGCGCCGGCATCGCCCAAGCCGACTTCCTCACCAACACCTCCCGCCTCATCGGCGACCACGACGTCGTCCGCCACGACACCTCCACCTCCGGCAAAGGCGGCGGCATCTTCGACTCGGGGCGCTCGACCTCGACCCGGCTGCAACGTGAGTCGATCTTCGAGCCCGGCGAACTGGCCTCCCTGCCCCGGGGACGGGCGGTCATGCTCTCCTCCGGCGCCCCCGCCGCCCTCGTCGAACTACGGCACTGGAGCACCTGCGACTACGCCGACCAGGTACGGGCCTCCGAGACCTACTACACCAACCTCGCCACCCAGAAGGCACCATGA
- a CDS encoding DUF4913 domain-containing protein, with protein MSDPTSQETTSEKATSQDAAANEMTQSPLQAAEEALRAARAALDDAVANGSSADVLTAQDVVDRAQAQVDALRTGAIEADNAAYSATVADDLEQATADEHPMLYSNSADWLVGYMLPMWRRGPEARWCTKWWLHAEAYTRIEALWRTWEALRYEGPHGIATWLLTYADPLMRELTTPTGPVRKCHPLTGEHDQLPAWTAEPPPPASSTERRHKMDLGLITSGVGRDALMWAFKTRAQLLRAQLNEWDDLDQAVERVTDIERRTGVKLPAAKAGLRDEAARKLAHRLVWNDWIAGRHAIWRWVEGILLAVGGLSFLVGVFLLSLPHPARGFLALVGTVIMAAPSGCTGWWERRRS; from the coding sequence ATGAGCGACCCCACCAGCCAGGAGACGACCAGCGAGAAGGCGACCAGCCAGGACGCCGCTGCCAACGAGATGACGCAGTCACCTCTGCAGGCGGCCGAGGAGGCTCTGCGCGCCGCACGGGCCGCCCTCGACGACGCTGTGGCCAACGGGTCCTCGGCCGACGTGCTCACCGCCCAGGACGTCGTGGACCGGGCACAAGCCCAGGTCGACGCCCTGCGCACCGGCGCCATCGAGGCCGACAACGCCGCCTACAGCGCCACCGTCGCCGACGACCTCGAACAGGCCACCGCCGATGAGCACCCGATGCTCTACTCGAACTCGGCCGACTGGCTGGTCGGCTACATGCTCCCCATGTGGCGACGCGGACCCGAAGCCCGCTGGTGCACCAAATGGTGGCTCCACGCCGAGGCCTACACCCGCATCGAAGCCCTCTGGCGCACCTGGGAAGCCCTCCGCTACGAAGGACCCCACGGCATCGCCACCTGGCTCCTCACCTACGCCGACCCCCTCATGCGCGAACTCACCACCCCCACCGGACCCGTCCGCAAATGCCACCCCCTCACCGGCGAACACGACCAACTACCCGCCTGGACCGCCGAACCACCACCCCCGGCATCTTCAACTGAAAGGAGACACAAGATGGACCTTGGTTTGATCACGTCGGGGGTCGGCCGGGACGCGCTCATGTGGGCTTTCAAGACTCGAGCCCAACTTCTCAGGGCCCAACTGAACGAATGGGACGACCTCGACCAGGCCGTCGAGCGGGTCACCGACATAGAACGACGAACAGGCGTCAAGCTGCCCGCTGCGAAGGCGGGCCTCCGTGACGAGGCAGCACGCAAGCTTGCTCACCGGCTGGTCTGGAACGACTGGATCGCGGGGCGACATGCCATCTGGCGGTGGGTCGAGGGGATCTTGCTGGCCGTTGGGGGCCTCTCGTTCTTGGTGGGTGTGTTCCTTCTCTCGTTGCCCCACCCCGCCCGCGGCTTCCTGGCTTTGGTCGGCACCGTCATCATGGCGGCCCCCTCGGGATGCACTGGTTGGTGGGAAAGACGCCGAAGCTGA